The Phaenicophaeus curvirostris isolate KB17595 chromosome Z, BPBGC_Pcur_1.0, whole genome shotgun sequence genome includes the window AACAGGTCATGTGAATATAAAGATAAAATGTTATCACCTGGAGATAAATAGGTGTCCAGAGAAACGAGGAGGATTAAAAGGGAAATGGTTTTCTAACTTTTAGAGGGTGTTTGAAAAAAGAGGCAAAGGAAGCTgtcacccccctttttttttaaatttatctcTCAACTGATGTCGTAGGAGTTATTCTTAGGAACACAGAGCTTGCAGCACTTAACGCTTCTTACACCTGTCAgctattttctgttgtttaacttgactgtttcctttttttttttttttcccttctctggcaGATTGTTTCATGgctaaagaaaatatatgagGATGAGCCTATTCCAGAGTTTGAAGTGAATGCAAGGGCTGTTGATATCTTGTATAAGATTGTAGAACACAATGAAGACATGGACAGGGATATTTCTTTGCTGATAGAGGGCATGAAGGAGAAGACAGCAGAATACAAAGCAGAAAGTGAGTCTGAAGCTCCACTTTTTGGTTCCGtcacagctgttttttttctttgtgatccTGAAGAATGTCTTTGCTAAAAGCTTGCAAAAAAGTGTGTATatgaatatatgaaaaaatatattaaaaaatatgtgtatATTTACATAACTAGAACAAACTCAGCTTTTGCTCTGGTAGATCTTTTGCTGCGATACCTCTCATGGCTTCCTTTCTGCGGCATTTACGGTGGCATAAGGTTGGTCAAGAGCAATTTTTTAAGCCATCTTGAGGAGGCTGTAAATATGGAGGAGCAGATTAATTGCTAAAACCTCCTAGCTGGCTGGGTTGAATAGCGCAGCATTGAAATTTTGGCTGGATAGGCAGGGGAGCAACCCTAGAGCTGATTTAAGAGTCTGAGCTGGTGCTAATCCACTGTTAAGGAAAGCACTTGAGGAATATGAAACAACATAGAGGTCATAAAGTTATGGTCAAGCTGCCTAGAGTGAGTGTTTGATAACGTGGCTTTTTTGGAGCGAGCAAGTGGTTCACTGGACCATAATACATTATTAACATACGTCTTAGAAGAGAGTCCTATCTAGGCCTTAGAAGAACAGTAATAtagaaaaaataactattttgagttgtatttgttttccagccGCACATCTGCTGAACGGTCTCACTGAAAGCCTGGATCTTACCCCAGAGAATGTGTCAGACAAAGCCAAAAGCTACCTTGATGTCCTGGTAAAATGCGCAATGACACTTGAAACAAAGGACACTTCTCTTTCCAGGTAATTCTTTCTACTGGGCATCAGGGTTAATGTTTCCCTATGTTATTTCAATTCAAGAGTTTTAAACTTAACTTTCCCACCGGGAATCTTACTTGTCCAGCTGATTTTCCTCCCCTTGGGCAGCGCTGGAGGACACAATAACTGAGCACAAAGATTTGAATCTTGATTATCTCAACTAAGGAAGTTTCTGGAGCTGAGAGGTGCTTCAATCACAGTAAaatccctcctttcttttttaaccaTCTGTGGTCAGTGGCTACAGGATGCTTCCACTAGGACTGTTGTGCCAGGTACCACAGGCTAGAGCAGCTTTTATGCTGCTTAGGCAAGGACTGGACTCtagcttttcttctgtggaGTCTGagttcctctttcttttctctttcctagcCTCAGTTGACAATAGGCGTTTTCCTTTGCTCGGtcacagagaagcagcagctcttaGCCTGGTCTTCCTGAGCCCTTCTCCGTAGCCTGGCCTTGACTGATGACACGGCAGGATTGTGCTGAGCATTGGCAGTAAAGAAAGCCTAAAATCTGCCTTGGAATCCAGTTCTTCTGTAATGTCCATGGGCCTGGCTCTTACAGTTCTTCTGAGCTACAGGGGCAAGCAGCTTTGGGCAAtctgggaagaggaagagactGAAATACTGCTGGGCACGTCTCGGGGGCTGTGCATTGTCAGGGGCTGAATACAGTTTCTCTCAAAGGCAGTTTGGTAAGCCAGGAGGGGAGCATCTGATCATGTCAAAACCAGCAGTTATATTCACTAGAGTGCTGGGTGTTCTCATCATCTTGCTCAGATTGCTGGGCTGTTTCATCTTCCGGATCGAATCTTTGTTAGTTAGGGAAGCACATACCCTTagtgacttttttttactttccacCTCTAAAAATAGCTGGCAGTTACCTGATGTATCATAATATTAGAACAAAACCAAGTAATTTTTGTAAAGTGTGGAGAAAATAATTCTAAGTTTCAGAAGAGCTGACTTCTGAGCACTCATTCCCACTGAATCTTTCTCTTCACCAGCCTATTCTGTGCCATCACTGACATGTCCATGGCGCTGTATGAAACAGAAttgaaaaacacagaactgGAAGAGGAATTGAATGATACAGGGAAGAAACTACCCATAGCACTGATGCTGGAACAGCAGTTAAAGGAGTGAGTAATGCATGAGAAGAGAATAAGGTGAAAGCAGTGCTGCTGGGCTCTGCCAGGTGGAACACTGATTTTGATAACTAGCAAGGATAACtgaattttctgggttttggcACGTCTGTAATCCACACTCTTTGGAAGTATCTGTCAAAAGATTATATGGTCTGATTTCTCTCCAGATTATGTAAATCTTTTGCCTTTTACTAAAGATTTCTTTGAAGAGGAATAGTTATCCCCATGCAGCGCTCCAGGTTTGGGGAATagtagctggaaagctgcctggcagagaaaggcctgagggtgttggttgacagaggctgaacatgagccagcagtggcccaaaTGGCCAAGGCAGCCAATGgtatcctggcttggatcagaaacggtgtgaccagcaggagcagagaaggggttgtgcccctggactcagtgctggtgaggccatgctttgaattctgtgttcagttttgggcccctcactaaaAGAAGGACATTTTggggctggagagtgtccagagaagggaacagagctggggaaggatctggagaacaagtctttcaaggagcagctgagggagctggggttgtttggcctgaaGGAAAGGAGGCCAAGGGTAGACCTTATCACTGtatacaactgcctgaaagcaggttgtgatgaggtgggtgtttttctcttctgcccAGTTacaggcgataggatgagaggaaatggcctcaagctgcagcaggggtggttcagattggacaacaggaaaaatttcttcactgaaagggttctcgggccctggcagaggctgcctagggaggtggtggagtcaccatccctgcagggatttaaaagataggCAGATAAGgcactcagggatctggttGGGCTCCACAGCctcagtcttttccaactaaatgattctgtgaaaagccaTGTGCTATGGACACATTCAGTAATCAAAAGAGATTTGGGGTACCTTCAAGGCCACTAATTCAAACCAGACATGGTCTGCAAGCAGTTTTCAAGTATAGGCTGGTATCTTCTACCAGCTGCCTTGCACAAAGTTCTAAGGTAAACCCAATTTCTTATCACATTTAGCATGGACTCTGTTTGCTTGGTGCAGGCTTGTGGTGCGACCTCTCTGTAAAGCTCAGCATGCATAACAGATCTCTAACTGGATGAGGGAATTATGTAGAAGACTTGCTCTTGCAACATGTCTTCTAgacctgttggaacaggtccagaggaggctacaaagatgatcagagggctggagcacctcccatacaggctgaaagagttgggcttgttcagcctggagaagagacggctctgaggagaccttagagcagcttccagtacctgaaaggggctacaagaaagctggggagggactgttcacaaacgcttgtagtgatagggcaaggggcaatgggtataaactggagaggagcagatttagactagacgtaaggaggaatttcttcaccatgagagtggtgagacactggaacagattgcccagggaagctgtgggtgccccatccctggaagtgttcagggccaggttggatgggccttgggtagcctgatcctgtgtccctgcccctggcagggggcttggaactagatggtctttaaggtcctttccaacccaaactattctatggttctttgTTTTCGCACAGATGATGGCTTTCCTCTTGGCCATTTTTCCCCTGGCCTTTTGGAAACTGAGTGGTACCAGAAtagtttcagttggaaaagacctttaaggtcatcgggtccaaccgtcaatccagccctgctgagTTCACTCCacaccatgtccccaagtacatctatttgtcttttaaacacctcaaggtatggggactcaaccacctccctgggcagcctcttctggTGCCAGagaactctttcagtaaagaaattcctcccgatatccaacctaaatcttccctggtgcatcttgtgatcatttctccttgtcctgttgccGCCTACCAGGGAggagagatcaacacccaccttaCTGCAACCTCAAGGTTTTCTCCATTGTTTCCCTTCTGGTGACAGAGCTTAGCTTGAGCACAGGTGACTAAGCAGTATTTGTGTACTGGTGTTGctttaaatgtttatttctttcttcctcttggtttttgtttttttgttttgttttgttttttcagggATCTTTCAAAAACAGAGGAACAGCTGGAAATAGATGGTGGCAAAATTGACAGGCAATGCCAGAACTTGAAGTTCCTGAGTGATAAAACTGAGGATTTCAAAATAAGAGTCAAGGCTGCAGAGGTAAATGGAATAACTTTTCTAGCAAGACGTTGTGACAGGATGGTTGGTTAGGCCAAAACTGTAGTTAAAGACATCCCTGGAGTTTGCTGAAGTCTAGGATTTAGGAATCTTGGGCTAACAGGAATATATTACTATGTTTCAGATGTTGCTGCTATATTGGTGGTGTCTGCCCAGGACATCCTATGGAAAATGCAAGAGCATGTTCTCTTCTTGCACCGAGAACtgtgttatcatagaatcatggagtggttttgtttggaaggaaccttaaagcccatccagttccagccccctcccatgggcagggacacctcccactggatcaggttgctcaaaagcccatcccacctggcctcgaacacctccaggcagggGTTCatccgtgacttctctgggcaacctggaccagcgcttcaccagcctcagcatgaagaatgtcttcctaatgtctaatctaaatctcccccctcCAAttcattgcccctcatcctatcactccatacctttgtaaaaagtccctccccagctatcctggagccccttcaggttctggaagctgctctaaggtctccttggagccttcttttctccaggctgaacaaccccgactctcttAGCTTGTTCTCATAACAGAGGTGCTCCGGCCCTCAGatcaactttgtggcctcctctggacctgttccaacagttccatatccttcctatgctggggattccagtactggacacagggctccatgTGGGGtctgagcagaggggcagaattcccTCCATCACCCTGCTGGCCGTGcagcttttgatgcagcccaggacacggttggtttctgggctgcaagcgcacattgtcggctcatgttgagctcctCAACCACCAGCAGCCCAAGTcctgctgctctcagtcacattcTCCCCCAGCCTTTACGGAAACTGCAGACTACCCCATGCTTACAGCTCACAGTGAGGTGCTGTCAGTATGGGTATACAGGCACctgccagcagagcagctgtTTCACTGAAGTAAATTGTGTGTCAAAATTCtgacacacatttttttttcttttttcaaattaacGGGTAATTAAGCACAGGAGTCAGAAGCTGTACTGTCctctgctttacctttcctaCATGATGGACAGCTGAAATCTTTATTTAACACTTGGATGCTGTCCAATACATGACAAACATGCGATGGAAGATTTTGTAGCACAGCTGGTGATGTTGTACTGAGAAGACTTTTCCCAGCCTTGCTATGTGCTCTTCTCCCACTAGTTTTCTGGGAAGAGTTATTATAATTGATACAAATCTTAGTAGCAACTTGTTTCATTTACCAGACCTTGCTGTGGTTTAAATACTACACCTTTCTGGTTTTGACAAACTGTGTTCTTGTTTGCGTGTTTTGGTCAAAACCTAAGGATAATGGCAAAACCTTTCTCCTGCTTGTACATTTTTGTTGTCAGTTCTGAACGAGTTCTTTCCTCTCTGTAGAACAAACTTGCTGACCTGGGGTTGGACCAGTCTCTGATGCACGAGTCGCTCATGCTCCTGTCTGAGGTTGGTCTCTTGGTGTGGGACAGATGCTTCTATGGGGGTACAAACCAGGCTTGAGGGTTGGTTTCAGGATATGTATGTTGCTGTTTGGTTACCTGGACAAATATCAATGGTAAAAAGAAGcacaaatgaaaatgctgtaggTGGATAGGTCAGAGCTGGAGTATGTTGGATGTGTTTATCTCTCCTAGGAATGAAGAAACATCTGTGAGTGCTTAAGTGGTACCTTTTCATCAGAGTTAAATGTGGCCTTTTTTTGGACTGGGGAAGCAACTTTCCTTTTGGATTGATTAGGGAAACAACTGgaatctttatttttgttgccttttgatTTTCcccacccttctctttctgcctctgcCTGGGCATATGGCCTACTAGAGAATTTCTGTGGGATAAATTGACACTAAAAGAGAACTGGCAGCCCGtgatcatagagtcacagaatggtttggcttggaaggaaccttaagggccatccagttccaaaccctgccatgggcagggacacctcccaccagaccaggctgctcaaagccccttGAACACcgtcagggatggggcagccacagcgtCCCTGGCCAACTTGGGccagtgtctccccaccctcattgtgaagaatttcttcctaatgtctaaataaatcttcccctttccaattcaaagccattctcccttggCGTATCACTccacgcccttgtaaaaagtccctccccagctttcctggagccccttcaggtactggaagctgctctaagatctgaagctttctcttttacagactgaacaacccaaactctcttgGCCTTTCAATCAACCTCCTCTCACCGTGTCTGTGTGACAGACAGGGTGGATATTTTAGGGACTGTATCCTGTCACGTGGCTGCCTGTGTATTGCAGTTATGTGATAAAATGACCCAGGTGATTCCTTCTATTTTGTGTGAAAGGAACCGGCTTCCAAACACTTCTGAGTAAGAGGAGGACATCAAGTGAAGCCTAGATCCTGGAACACTTTTTCTttatcttgtgtctttagataTAACATTTCTCAGCTGTATAATGAGCCCAGTGGGATagtttattaaaagaaagagcACATTTCTTGAGCTGTCAGCTACAGGCTGTCCAGCTTCGTGATGAAGCCTTTGTACATGTACAGTGTGTATTTGTCTTGTTCTGTCTATGCTTACCACAGTTTAATATCGTTTGCTGTTACTTTAGTGAGAACTGAAGCTTTCTTCTCACTTCTTTTGCTAGCTTTTCCTGCATGTTAGTTACGTTGAACTGTGAAACTAGGTTTGCTGACGTTTACTCTGTCGTTCTCATGATCCAGCGCTGGGTGGCAATGTTTGCATTGTGCGGTGTTTTGCTGACCAAAAGTAACTCCTGTGGGTATTTTACACACAAAAAGTCATAGGCAATTTTCTAGACTTGTTGTCTTCTAGAACATGAGCTTAAGGGCAGGTTTGAGTCCCTGGCATTTCTCTATCAGCTTTAACAGGAGCTCAGTGAATTGGGCAGCACAAATGACTTTATCTTAAAAAAGTGGggtggggtatttttttttactttaagttGTTTATTTGAAAAGACATGATGACTGTGGAAGGTGCCAGTTTTCAGCCCCAAAGAggaaatctttgcccttgttaacAGAATAAGCGAGGCACTGCAGGTATAAGGGAAGTCTTTTAGCTGCTGCTTGTGTGAAAGGGTTTGCAGACAGAAGCCAAAGGCATGAGAATTTGTCCTCTTCCTTGGGGCTTGGTTCTCTCTCAGGCCTGCAGTGAGGCCTCCATGTGATGGGTTCTCATTTGAAACCCCCCTCTCCGTTCGGGGAGGTAAGATCAGGTGATTAAACTGTAAGGAAAGATAACTGCAGATGTCTTCagagcaaacaaaaattaattaataccTCTATGTCCAATTTGAACTGGGTTTGACTTACAGCTACATTAATACAAGATCTTTGGTTTTCCATGGGTTTTAAGAGGGATTGTGAAAGCTCTCCCCAACATCTCTGAATTCTGAAGTGCTGTAGGTAGTTGTTGGTTTATTTCACTGATGTACATCACTTATACAAGACTGTAGAATATAATCtaacttgctttttttcacaGGAACTGACTGATGTGAATAAAGAAATTGAGGCTTTGGAGAATGAAATGAAGACCTTCCTAGATTTACCTCCTGTAAATACATTTTCCACTGTTCTGTTGTATTTACCACCAGATTAATTTTAATAGACTTGAGAACGTAAAGGATGTTGTTGTGGTGGTTTCAGTGGACATGCAGATGTCCTACTGGTCTATTAATGGTGTAAACAGAAGACTACTTAAacagaaaactatttatttattaatcaAAGCTAAGAAATTAAGTATGCTTACCCAGCAAACTTAATAAAATGCACAGATTTGCGGGGTGAGCTCAAAATCAAGGTGAATTAGCTGGAAATTGGACAAAGACATGCAGGAGAAAATGTAATTCCTTAGTATAATAATTTTTTGAGATTTATCAGTACATTTGCTATACCTGTCATCAGTCTGTCAGTGTGGTGGACACAGCATATTTTGCAGAGGTTGGAGCTCTGAGCAAAATCTTAGCAGTTatgaagaaatcatagaatcacagaatggtttgggttggaagggaccttaaagcctatctAGTTCCAGgcccctcccatgggcagggacacctcccactggatcaggggcttcaagccccatccaacctggcctcgaacacctccaccactgctctgggcagcctgggccagtgcgTCATCACACTCattgtgaaaaaattcttcctaacgtctaatctaaatcttcccccttccaatttaaagccatttccccctTGTTCTTTCACTCcgggcccttgtaaaaagtccctccccagctttcctggagccccttctggtactggaagctgctctaaggtctctccagagccttctgttctctgggctgaacaaccccaactctctcaacctgtcctcagagcagaggtgctccagcccttagatcatcttcgtggcctcctctggatccattccaacaattccatatccttAGGCTGGGGATAAATGGGGCACAGAGGTCCAGAGAATCAAAATGAGTTGTCCAAAGTCACAGAGAAACTCTGTGATTTATCACAACTCTTACTTTATGAATAAGGGACCTATCTGCTAGGCCACACATTTCTCTTCACCCCCTCAGCCTCTCCATCAAGCTCCTACCTTTCAACACATCCCCCCTCCTACAACTACTGCTGTCTCCCTTCT containing:
- the HAUS1 gene encoding HAUS augmin-like complex subunit 1, producing MEHKAKRIVSWLKKIYEDEPIPEFEVNARAVDILYKIVEHNEDMDRDISLLIEGMKEKTAEYKAETAHLLNGLTESLDLTPENVSDKAKSYLDVLVKCAMTLETKDTSLSSLFCAITDMSMALYETELKNTELEEELNDTGKKLPIALMLEQQLKEDLSKTEEQLEIDGGKIDRQCQNLKFLSDKTEDFKIRVKAAENKLADLGLDQSLMHESLMLLSEELTDVNKEIEALENEMKTFLDLPPSPSIVKVMIEEVKQQLNAVEAELTKEVGDLVLDMVEPRKCLQ